One part of the Solanum dulcamara chromosome 8, daSolDulc1.2, whole genome shotgun sequence genome encodes these proteins:
- the LOC129900817 gene encoding myricetin 3-O-methyltransferase 3-like: protein MDISSKDQSKKIMSKEEDDILSVMQLPIGLALNMVLKVTMELGIFDLLSPNAQLSSSQIASKIPTKNPQAPIMIEKILRFLASQSLLKFTLCKEDENGPFYSLTPLSRNLVSNKDGVSIAPTFLFINDQAMVNSWFYLKDAILEGEIPFNKANGMGVFEYHAKDSRYAEVTNKSTQNLNKITITKILETYTGFQEVKQMVDVGGALGLTMASIVSMYPHIKGVNFDLPHVIKDAPTYSGVEHVAGDMFQSVPQGDVIFMKHVIHDWDDDDCIKILKNCWKSLPNSGKVVLVEHIKPENPETNDFFSKNAFFLDVFLMIVTPGGKERTKEEFESLAKKSGFSGFKVINSAYLIWIMELYK, encoded by the exons ATGGACATATCATCAAAAGATCAAAGCAAGAAAATTATGtccaaagaagaagatgatatcCTAAGTGTTATGCAATTACCAATTGGTTTAGCCCTAAACATGGtcttgaaagtcactatggaacTTGGTATTTTTGATCTTTTGTCACCAAATGCACAATTATCCTCTTCTCAAATTGCATCCAAAATTCCAACAAAAAACCCTCAAGCTCCAATTATGATTGAAAAGATTTTGAGATTTCTTGCTAGCCAATCTTTGTTGAAATTTACTCTTTGCAAAGAGGATGAAAATGGACCATTTTATAGTTTGACACCTTTGAGTAGAAATCTTGTCTCTAATAAAGATGGGGTGTCAATTGCTCCCACATTTCTCTTCATTAATGACCAAGCCATGGTTAATTCTTG GTTTTACTTGAAGGATGCAATTCTTGAAGGAGAAATACCATTTAACAAAGCCAATGGAATGGGTGTATTTGAATATCATGCAAAAGATAGTAGATATGCTGAGGTAACTAACAAATCTACACAAAACTTGAACAAGATAACCATAACTAAAATTCTTGAGACCTACACTGGCTTTCAAGAAGTAAAACAAATGGTAGATGTTGGAGGTGCTCTTGGTTTAACAATGGCTTCTATAGTTTCAATGTACCCTCATATTAAGGGTGTCAATTTTGATTTGCCACATGTCATTAAGGATGCTCCAACTTATTCAG GGGTTGAGCATGTTGCAGGAGATATGTTTCAAAGTGTTCCTCAAGGAGATGTAATCTTCATGAAA CATGTAATCCATGATTGGGATGATGATGATTGCATAAAGATATTGAAGAATTGTTGGAAATCTTTACCTAATTCTGGTAAAGTGGTGTTAGTTGAACATATAAAGCCAGAAAATCCAGAAACAAATGATTTCTTTTCCAAGAATGCATTTTTCCTTGATGTGTTTCTGATGATTGTCACTCCTGGTGGGAAGGAAAGAACAAAGGAAGAATTTGAAAGTTTAGCAAAAAAATCTGGATTTTCTGGTTTCAAAGTCATAAATTCTGCATATTTAATTTGGATTATGGAATTGTACAAGTAG